A genomic stretch from Methanorbis rubei includes:
- a CDS encoding flavodoxin family protein, whose product MKVLAFNGSPRKSWNTATLLKNALEGAEAIGAETELIHLYDLNFKGCKSCFACKMIGGKSYGRCAVQDDLQEIFTKVEEADALVFGSPIYLGRVSGEMAAFLDRLVFQYLEYGPKQTLFPKKMQSGFIYTMNITEEQMKQSGLESHFAFNTRILERTFGPTELLTSCNTYQFADYAKVVSSSWNVPEKTKQREEVFPLDCKKAFELGARLAAASHVSE is encoded by the coding sequence ATGAAAGTTCTTGCGTTCAATGGAAGTCCGAGAAAGTCCTGGAACACGGCAACCCTGCTGAAGAATGCTCTGGAGGGAGCGGAGGCAATAGGGGCGGAGACCGAGTTGATTCATCTGTATGATCTGAATTTTAAGGGATGCAAAAGCTGTTTTGCCTGCAAAATGATCGGAGGAAAAAGTTACGGAAGATGTGCGGTGCAGGACGATCTTCAGGAGATTTTTACGAAAGTGGAGGAGGCAGATGCGCTTGTCTTCGGGTCTCCGATCTATCTGGGCCGCGTGTCCGGCGAGATGGCGGCATTTTTGGACCGGCTGGTGTTTCAGTATCTGGAGTACGGACCAAAGCAGACGCTGTTCCCGAAAAAGATGCAGAGTGGATTCATCTATACGATGAATATTACAGAAGAACAGATGAAACAGTCAGGACTTGAGTCGCATTTTGCGTTCAACACGAGAATTTTAGAGAGAACGTTCGGGCCGACCGAGTTGCTGACAAGCTGCAATACCTATCAGTTTGCAGATTATGCCAAAGTGGTTTCGTCGTCATGGAATGTTCCGGAAAAGACGAAACAGCGTGAGGAGGTGTTCCCTCTTGACTGCAAAAAGGCGTTTGAGTTAGGAGCACGTCTTGCGGCAGCTTCGCATGTATCTGAGTGA
- the ileS gene encoding isoleucine--tRNA ligase, which translates to MKEITESYVPANVESGVRTYWDANNTYRKTRELRSGGKPWLFVDGPPYTTGYIHLGTAWNKILKDSILRYHSMTGKNVVERAGYDMHGLPIEVKVEEKLGFKNKADIEKHGVANFIEECRTFALTHKDLMSEQFKNLGVWMDFDDPYQTVDSGYIEAAWYTLKRCEEEKMLERGSRVVNWCPRCGTAIADAEVEYWDETDPSIFVKFPITGRENEYLVIWTTTPWTLPANVAVAVGADFVYAKVRAVKDGVSEDLWIAKDLAEQILKYGKYQDYSIIETKTGAELAGTKYTSPLAEHVPVQQQVEHRVVIADYVALENTGMVHIAPGHGWDDYLVGLRENLPIICPVDGNGNFTADAGVFAGKYVKDEETNNAVIEVLGTAMLAKRKITHRYGHCWRCKTPIIYRATSQWFLRVKEARDKMLAEIADEVTWYPEWAGSARFHDWIEEVRDWCISRQRYWGIPIPVWVCPVCNKYHVIGRYAELEQMSGQKMTDPHRPYVDDITIPCECGGAMRRVPDIFDVWYDSGVASWATLHFPHETEAFENSWPAEFILEGQDQTRGWFYSQLALSTIAFGKAPYKSVLMHGFSLDSNGKKMSKSLGNVITPEEVVAQFGVDVLRQYILSASAPWDDLRFSMEGVKTVHRMFNVLWNVYRFPLPYMQLDGYTPATTAAGVWDPSVVEDHIAEFGREDRWLVSRVNSLAEAVTKEMEVCNLHRATRPIATFVLDELSRWYVQLVRPRMWLEEDSVSKRQAYDTMYYVLRRLMTIFAPFAPHITEEMYQNLKCSGDSPSVHMQDWFSGVPQLIDSALEEEMTIVQEFDEAVANARQNGKRKGRWPVGEVVVAAASPAVANAVLVMNDLCCDRANARSVRAVSGIWDRVEWTALPVMKVIGKQFGRDGPKVKAFIEESDGTALRAALAASGKVAMEKDGFATELTDEHMTFEERMPENVFSSPLGDGSMVYVDVTLTAELESEGYAREVIRRIQEMRKQADLAVDAKISCEVVVMDDRVTKLVDAKHDLIADEVRSSCLKIRSPEEKPCSCCVAEHALLSMEWEIDELKLSISIAKAN; encoded by the coding sequence GTGAAAGAAATCACCGAAAGCTACGTCCCTGCAAACGTAGAAAGCGGCGTCCGCACCTACTGGGACGCCAACAACACCTATCGAAAAACCCGTGAACTCCGTTCCGGAGGAAAACCCTGGCTGTTCGTCGACGGCCCGCCCTACACCACCGGCTACATCCACTTAGGCACCGCCTGGAACAAAATCCTCAAAGACAGCATTCTCCGCTACCACTCCATGACCGGCAAAAACGTCGTGGAACGTGCAGGCTACGACATGCACGGCCTCCCGATCGAGGTCAAAGTCGAAGAAAAACTCGGCTTCAAAAACAAAGCCGACATCGAAAAACACGGCGTCGCAAACTTCATCGAAGAATGCCGCACCTTTGCTCTCACCCACAAAGACCTCATGTCCGAGCAGTTCAAAAACCTCGGCGTCTGGATGGACTTCGACGACCCCTACCAGACGGTCGACTCCGGCTACATCGAAGCTGCCTGGTACACCCTGAAACGGTGCGAAGAAGAAAAAATGCTGGAACGCGGCAGCCGCGTCGTCAACTGGTGTCCCCGCTGCGGAACCGCCATCGCCGACGCCGAAGTCGAATACTGGGACGAAACTGACCCCTCCATCTTCGTCAAATTCCCGATTACCGGCCGCGAAAACGAATACCTCGTCATCTGGACAACCACTCCCTGGACCCTTCCGGCAAACGTCGCAGTCGCTGTTGGCGCTGACTTCGTCTACGCCAAAGTCCGCGCAGTCAAAGACGGTGTTTCCGAAGACCTCTGGATCGCCAAAGACCTTGCCGAGCAGATCCTCAAATACGGAAAATATCAGGACTACTCGATTATTGAAACCAAGACCGGCGCTGAACTTGCCGGAACCAAATACACCTCCCCGCTCGCAGAGCATGTTCCGGTCCAGCAGCAGGTAGAACACCGCGTCGTCATTGCAGACTACGTCGCGCTCGAAAACACCGGAATGGTCCACATCGCGCCCGGTCACGGCTGGGACGACTATCTTGTCGGTCTCCGTGAGAACCTTCCGATCATCTGTCCGGTTGACGGCAACGGCAATTTCACCGCTGATGCAGGCGTCTTTGCAGGCAAATATGTCAAGGATGAAGAGACCAACAACGCAGTAATCGAGGTGCTCGGCACTGCAATGCTTGCAAAACGCAAGATCACCCACCGGTACGGACACTGCTGGCGGTGCAAGACCCCGATCATCTACCGCGCAACCTCGCAGTGGTTCCTCAGAGTCAAAGAGGCACGCGACAAGATGCTTGCCGAGATCGCTGACGAGGTCACTTGGTATCCGGAGTGGGCAGGTTCTGCCCGGTTCCATGACTGGATTGAGGAGGTACGCGACTGGTGTATCTCCAGACAGCGGTACTGGGGTATCCCGATTCCGGTCTGGGTCTGTCCGGTCTGCAACAAGTATCATGTGATCGGCAGATATGCAGAGCTTGAACAGATGTCTGGTCAGAAGATGACCGATCCGCACCGACCGTATGTGGATGATATCACGATTCCCTGCGAATGCGGCGGTGCGATGCGGCGTGTGCCCGACATCTTTGATGTCTGGTATGATTCCGGTGTTGCGTCCTGGGCAACCCTGCATTTCCCGCATGAGACCGAGGCGTTTGAGAACTCCTGGCCGGCTGAGTTCATTCTTGAGGGGCAGGATCAGACCCGCGGCTGGTTCTATTCGCAGCTGGCACTGTCAACGATTGCGTTCGGCAAGGCTCCGTATAAGTCTGTGCTGATGCACGGATTTTCGCTGGACTCAAACGGCAAGAAGATGAGCAAAAGCCTGGGGAATGTTATCACTCCCGAGGAGGTTGTTGCCCAGTTTGGTGTGGATGTTCTTCGCCAGTATATTCTTTCGGCGAGTGCGCCGTGGGATGATCTGCGGTTCTCGATGGAGGGCGTGAAGACGGTGCACCGGATGTTCAATGTGCTGTGGAATGTTTACCGGTTCCCGCTGCCGTATATGCAGCTGGACGGCTACACTCCGGCGACGACTGCGGCAGGAGTCTGGGATCCGTCTGTGGTCGAGGATCATATCGCAGAGTTCGGTCGTGAGGACCGCTGGCTGGTCAGCCGCGTGAACTCTCTTGCAGAAGCAGTTACAAAAGAGATGGAGGTCTGCAATCTGCACCGTGCAACGCGTCCGATTGCGACGTTCGTGCTTGATGAGCTGTCGCGCTGGTATGTGCAGCTTGTGCGTCCGCGGATGTGGCTTGAGGAGGATTCAGTTTCGAAGCGTCAGGCGTATGATACGATGTACTACGTGCTGCGGAGACTGATGACGATTTTTGCGCCGTTCGCCCCGCATATCACAGAAGAGATGTATCAGAATCTGAAGTGTTCCGGCGACTCTCCTTCGGTTCATATGCAGGACTGGTTCTCCGGTGTTCCGCAGCTGATCGATTCTGCTCTTGAGGAGGAGATGACGATTGTGCAGGAGTTTGATGAGGCGGTGGCCAATGCCCGGCAGAATGGTAAGCGCAAAGGGCGCTGGCCGGTCGGTGAGGTTGTGGTTGCTGCTGCGTCGCCGGCGGTTGCGAATGCGGTGTTGGTGATGAACGATCTCTGTTGCGACCGTGCGAATGCACGGTCGGTGCGTGCGGTTTCCGGCATCTGGGACCGCGTGGAGTGGACTGCTCTGCCGGTGATGAAGGTTATCGGCAAACAGTTCGGTCGCGATGGTCCGAAGGTGAAGGCATTCATCGAGGAGTCGGATGGAACAGCCCTGAGGGCAGCCCTCGCTGCTTCCGGTAAGGTTGCGATGGAGAAGGATGGTTTTGCGACAGAGCTTACTGATGAGCATATGACATTCGAAGAACGGATGCCGGAGAATGTGTTCTCGTCTCCGCTTGGTGACGGCAGTATGGTGTATGTGGATGTGACGCTGACTGCTGAGCTTGAGTCTGAAGGATATGCCCGCGAGGTTATCCGCAGAATTCAGGAGATGCGCAAGCAGGCTGATCTTGCGGTGGATGCGAAGATTTCGTGCGAGGTTGTGGTGATGGACGACCGTGTTACGAAACTCGTTGATGCGAAGCATGATCTGATTGCTGATGAGGTTCGCTCGTCGTGTCTGAAGATCCGGTCGCCTGAGGAGAAGCCGTGTTCGTGTTGTGTTGCCGAGCATGCCCTGCTTTCAATGGAGTGGGAGATTGATGAGCTGAAGCTGTCGATCAGTATTGCGAAGGCAAACTGA
- a CDS encoding protease inhibitor I42 family protein: MKKNSILFIGLVLAVLAVCIVGTAIAASHEPQSGNTTVLTPELTITVEEAATVSAGEQVKFIIPSNPTTGYQWIVTDAEGLNVTEKDFIQAEHEEGMAGTGGWQVFSLTAEKAGTYTFTAEYKRSWETDAEPVYTFTQTVVVKEASSESAEEPVYVVSFDGTMNPQVNEVVKITIPGNPTTGYAWNAAAAEGLTILKSEYLPYEHESGMTGFGGTYVWYVTAEKSGTYTFNAEYKRSWDTTAAEQFAVNLTFIE, translated from the coding sequence ATGAAGAAAAACAGCATACTCTTCATTGGCCTCGTTCTTGCGGTGCTCGCAGTTTGCATTGTGGGAACGGCAATCGCGGCCAGTCATGAGCCGCAGAGCGGTAATACAACAGTATTGACTCCAGAACTCACGATTACGGTTGAAGAGGCCGCGACAGTTTCCGCAGGCGAGCAGGTGAAGTTCATCATTCCGTCAAACCCGACTACCGGCTATCAATGGATTGTGACGGATGCTGAAGGTCTGAACGTGACCGAGAAAGATTTCATCCAGGCAGAACACGAGGAAGGCATGGCCGGAACCGGAGGATGGCAGGTGTTTTCCCTGACCGCAGAGAAGGCAGGAACCTACACCTTCACCGCTGAGTACAAACGGTCGTGGGAAACTGATGCAGAACCAGTCTACACCTTTACACAAACCGTTGTCGTGAAGGAAGCTTCGAGCGAATCAGCAGAGGAGCCGGTGTATGTCGTCTCCTTTGACGGAACGATGAATCCGCAGGTGAATGAAGTCGTAAAGATCACAATTCCGGGCAACCCGACGACAGGTTATGCATGGAACGCAGCCGCAGCAGAGGGCCTGACAATTCTGAAGTCAGAGTACCTTCCTTACGAACATGAGAGCGGCATGACCGGGTTCGGTGGAACCTATGTCTGGTACGTAACCGCAGAGAAGTCAGGAACCTACACCTTCAACGCAGAATACAAGCGTTCATGGGATACGACTGCGGCTGAGCAGTTTGCCGTGAATCTGACCTTCATCGAATAA
- the purC gene encoding phosphoribosylaminoimidazolesuccinocarboxamide synthase yields MKQGDLLYVGKAKSVYLTDNPNELLVVFRDDITAFDGQKKNVLSGKGAYNAEVTAYFYPLLEAANIPTHFFSAVSENTHLVRKLSMIPLEVIVRNRAAGSLVKNYGFTEGQLLFPPVIVLDMKDDSRHDPMVNDDIVLALGIATAGELREIKRLALAVNALLRENLAKKDLDLIDMKFEFGRDACGVIRLGDEISMDSMRLWDHGSVGASLDKDVYRKELGDVMETYAAVAKRICSE; encoded by the coding sequence ATGAAGCAGGGCGATCTTCTCTATGTGGGTAAGGCAAAGTCCGTGTATCTGACCGACAATCCCAATGAACTTCTGGTGGTGTTTCGCGATGATATTACGGCGTTTGATGGGCAGAAAAAGAACGTCCTGTCGGGAAAGGGGGCCTACAATGCAGAAGTCACTGCGTATTTTTATCCGCTGCTTGAGGCCGCAAATATTCCAACGCATTTTTTCTCTGCGGTGTCAGAAAACACTCATCTGGTCAGAAAACTCTCCATGATTCCGCTGGAGGTCATTGTCCGCAACCGTGCGGCAGGCTCTCTTGTGAAAAACTATGGATTTACCGAGGGGCAGCTGCTTTTCCCGCCGGTGATCGTTCTTGACATGAAGGATGACTCCCGTCATGACCCGATGGTGAACGATGATATTGTTCTGGCTCTTGGTATTGCAACTGCTGGAGAGCTTCGGGAGATTAAGAGGCTCGCTCTTGCGGTGAACGCTCTCCTCCGCGAGAATCTTGCGAAAAAGGATCTGGATCTTATCGACATGAAGTTTGAGTTCGGCAGGGATGCATGCGGCGTGATTCGGTTAGGGGATGAGATCAGTATGGACTCGATGCGGCTGTGGGATCACGGCTCTGTCGGGGCATCGCTTGACAAGGATGTCTACCGCAAAGAGCTGGGCGATGTGATGGAGACGTACGCTGCTGTTGCAAAACGCATCTGCAGCGAATAA
- a CDS encoding GNAT family N-acetyltransferase, giving the protein MVNKIVGNVMCLKSSIAGDDGKQYEVISLGPIGVLPEYQGKGIGGMLIAHTKKIAKGQGFRGILLFGDTDYYTRQGFVVAESFGIRNAENMYADALHGCELYEGALTSARGRYFEDDIYNVAESLVSEFDTLFPFKEVIHDTPMQKKFEMMVKKVKPSEL; this is encoded by the coding sequence ATGGTGAACAAAATTGTAGGTAATGTGATGTGCCTGAAATCCTCTATTGCCGGTGACGACGGAAAACAGTACGAGGTAATCAGCCTTGGTCCGATCGGTGTTTTGCCGGAGTATCAGGGGAAAGGTATTGGTGGTATGCTGATTGCACATACCAAAAAAATTGCAAAGGGCCAAGGTTTTCGAGGTATTTTGCTTTTCGGAGACACTGATTATTACACTCGTCAAGGATTTGTCGTCGCTGAGAGTTTTGGTATTCGAAATGCTGAAAATATGTACGCCGATGCGCTCCATGGATGTGAACTGTACGAGGGCGCACTTACCAGTGCCAGGGGGCGCTATTTTGAAGATGACATTTACAATGTGGCGGAAAGTCTCGTTTCGGAGTTTGATACACTGTTTCCGTTCAAAGAAGTCATTCACGACACCCCGATGCAAAAGAAATTTGAAATGATGGTGAAAAAGGTGAAACCATCTGAGTTGTAA
- the cls gene encoding cardiolipin synthase, whose product MIDILWNLIGEGVVWFVAIIVILVNIGAIVTLLFLERRNPQVVAGWLLLILLVPIIGFVVYLFFGRHLYGEHIFSKKTLADEGFAEIAQYQYKQIQEKTLKLPSEVERFDSTIALLLNLDDAAYSDNNKVDVYIHGEDKFAAFKEAIKSAEHHIHMEYYILRADALGREIIDLLAERAAAGVEVRVLFDAVGVQKVKKEFYANLTKAGGQVAIFFPLKIPFLNTRINFRNHRKILVVDGKTGFIGGFNIGDEYLGKGPLGYWRDTHLRIHGASVASLQTRFIMDWNYTMPNAPVVLEVDRDDNNRYYPIKELLAPHGTSGVQIASSGPDSAGRAIYSGFVSLIGHARKSIYIHTPYFIPDETIFTALLLAIRAGIDVRIVIPCKPDHPFVYWASYSYLGDLVRAGAKGYTYDNGFIHSKTAIIDGVASTIGTANWDIRSFKLNFETNAFVYDETFGQMMNEIMTKEMEEKCTLVTAEIYNNRPTWIKFKEGICRLVSPLL is encoded by the coding sequence ATGATTGATATTCTCTGGAATCTTATCGGGGAAGGAGTCGTATGGTTTGTCGCAATCATCGTCATCCTCGTGAATATCGGGGCCATTGTAACCCTGCTCTTTCTTGAACGGCGAAACCCGCAGGTGGTCGCCGGCTGGCTGCTGCTCATCCTGCTCGTTCCGATAATCGGATTCGTCGTCTATTTGTTCTTTGGCAGACACCTGTATGGAGAACACATCTTCAGCAAAAAGACCCTCGCCGACGAAGGTTTCGCAGAGATCGCCCAGTACCAGTACAAACAGATTCAGGAAAAAACTCTGAAACTTCCCTCTGAGGTTGAGCGCTTCGACAGTACCATCGCACTCCTCCTCAACTTGGACGATGCCGCATACTCTGACAACAACAAAGTTGACGTCTACATTCACGGCGAAGACAAGTTCGCCGCATTCAAAGAGGCGATCAAATCCGCAGAGCATCACATCCACATGGAGTATTACATTCTCCGTGCTGACGCACTCGGACGGGAGATCATCGACCTTCTCGCAGAACGTGCCGCAGCAGGTGTTGAGGTGCGGGTGCTCTTTGACGCGGTCGGTGTCCAGAAGGTCAAAAAAGAGTTCTATGCAAATCTCACCAAAGCAGGCGGACAGGTCGCGATCTTTTTCCCGCTGAAAATTCCGTTCCTCAATACCCGCATCAACTTCCGTAACCACCGAAAAATTCTCGTGGTTGACGGAAAAACCGGATTCATCGGCGGCTTCAACATCGGTGATGAGTATCTCGGCAAAGGCCCCCTGGGCTACTGGCGCGACACACACCTGCGGATTCACGGAGCATCAGTCGCGTCGTTGCAGACGCGGTTCATTATGGACTGGAACTACACTATGCCGAACGCTCCGGTAGTTCTCGAAGTCGACAGAGACGACAACAACCGGTACTACCCGATAAAGGAGCTTCTTGCACCGCACGGAACCTCAGGAGTCCAGATTGCGTCGTCCGGTCCGGACAGTGCAGGCAGGGCAATTTATTCAGGGTTTGTGAGCCTCATCGGCCATGCGAGAAAATCGATCTATATTCACACGCCGTACTTCATTCCTGACGAGACAATCTTCACCGCACTTCTGCTTGCGATCCGTGCAGGAATCGATGTGCGGATTGTGATTCCCTGCAAGCCGGATCATCCGTTCGTCTACTGGGCAAGCTACTCGTACTTGGGCGACCTCGTTCGTGCGGGAGCAAAGGGCTACACTTATGACAACGGGTTCATCCACAGCAAAACAGCAATCATCGACGGGGTTGCATCAACGATCGGCACGGCAAACTGGGATATCCGCAGTTTCAAACTGAACTTTGAGACGAATGCTTTCGTCTATGACGAAACATTCGGACAGATGATGAATGAGATCATGACCAAAGAGATGGAAGAGAAGTGCACGCTGGTGACAGCTGAGATCTACAACAACCGGCCTACCTGGATCAAGTTCAAGGAAGGCATCTGCCGGCTGGTCTCTCCACTGCTCTAA
- the cofG gene encoding 7,8-didemethyl-8-hydroxy-5-deazariboflavin synthase subunit CofG, protein MAQTITFSRNVFLPLTNVCANACGYCSFKSPVRDGCVMPESEVLATLRRGSEFGCTEALFTFGERPENEPGFGQHIEKIGYPDILSYCMAMSRAAIDLGMLPHTNAGILTYEEMERLRTVNASMGLMLETTAEVPAHRHSPGKDPAVRIQMIADAGKLKIPFTTGLLLGVGETAADREESLMVIRDLQKQYGHIQEVIIQNFCPKPGTEMADTPGATANSIRETLIMAAEILPKSISIQIPPNLADASALLSCGVRDLGGVSPVTIDYINPEHPWPALDALRGIASGYELRERLCVYPQYCNAEWVSPELLPLVQSLSKQTYDL, encoded by the coding sequence ATGGCCCAAACGATTACGTTTTCCCGCAACGTGTTTCTCCCGTTAACCAATGTGTGTGCGAATGCCTGCGGCTACTGTTCGTTTAAATCGCCCGTCAGGGACGGTTGCGTGATGCCGGAGTCTGAGGTTCTTGCAACACTCAGGCGCGGCAGCGAGTTCGGCTGCACGGAAGCGCTGTTCACATTCGGGGAGCGGCCGGAAAACGAACCCGGGTTCGGGCAGCACATTGAAAAAATCGGATACCCGGATATTTTGTCCTACTGCATGGCGATGAGTCGGGCCGCCATTGACCTTGGAATGTTGCCGCACACCAACGCAGGTATCCTGACGTATGAAGAGATGGAGCGGCTGCGCACGGTGAACGCAAGTATGGGGCTGATGCTTGAAACAACCGCTGAAGTTCCTGCTCACCGCCACAGTCCGGGAAAAGACCCTGCGGTCCGGATTCAAATGATTGCTGATGCAGGCAAGCTGAAGATTCCGTTTACAACCGGTCTTCTGCTTGGCGTCGGCGAGACCGCTGCGGACCGTGAGGAGTCGCTTATGGTGATCCGGGACTTGCAGAAACAGTACGGCCACATTCAGGAGGTCATCATCCAGAACTTCTGTCCAAAACCGGGAACCGAGATGGCGGATACGCCGGGTGCGACCGCAAACTCCATTCGCGAGACACTGATAATGGCTGCTGAGATTCTTCCAAAAAGCATCTCGATTCAGATCCCGCCGAACTTAGCGGACGCGTCAGCTCTGCTCTCCTGTGGCGTGAGAGATCTGGGCGGCGTGTCTCCGGTGACGATCGATTACATCAACCCCGAACATCCCTGGCCGGCACTGGACGCCCTCCGCGGCATCGCATCAGGATATGAACTGCGTGAACGGCTGTGCGTCTACCCGCAGTACTGCAACGCGGAATGGGTTTCTCCTGAGCTTCTGCCGCTGGTCCAGAGCCTTTCGAAGCAAACGTATGATCTGTGA
- a CDS encoding PHP domain-containing protein: MSGSVQHASACPIVFNDGSAFDMHVHTNHSDGFVRIPELLAYLRRRNLCAAITDHNVITGVCEAYEHEDAGNLIIPGIEVSAVDGPHMLIYFDTVRDLQSYYESSVHDHQGACPHMATDLTTEQIVIEANESGGFVVAAHPYGYAMLVRGALKAIDVGIVSPIILDSIDGLEVICGGLSHSLNTRAEAYAALNNFCMTGGSDAHTLREVGRAVTVADEVLPVEEFLEAVRLQRTDVIGCERGPVNNLLMGTQVLAKYVPYLGPGLAVHLRQGKMRLRK; the protein is encoded by the coding sequence ATGTCCGGGTCAGTTCAGCATGCATCAGCTTGTCCGATCGTATTCAACGACGGCAGTGCATTTGACATGCATGTCCACACCAATCACTCCGATGGCTTCGTCCGCATCCCCGAACTACTTGCCTACCTCAGGCGCAGAAACCTTTGTGCCGCAATCACGGATCACAATGTCATCACTGGTGTCTGTGAAGCCTACGAACATGAAGATGCGGGCAACCTGATCATCCCGGGCATTGAGGTCTCTGCAGTTGACGGACCGCATATGCTGATCTATTTTGATACCGTTCGCGACCTGCAGTCCTACTACGAGTCATCAGTCCACGACCATCAGGGGGCATGCCCCCACATGGCAACCGATCTCACCACCGAACAAATTGTCATCGAAGCAAACGAAAGCGGCGGCTTCGTCGTCGCCGCACATCCGTACGGTTACGCCATGCTGGTCCGCGGAGCCCTGAAGGCAATTGATGTCGGCATCGTGTCTCCAATTATTCTCGACAGCATCGACGGGCTTGAGGTCATCTGCGGCGGCCTCTCACACTCTCTCAACACACGCGCTGAAGCCTACGCTGCTCTGAACAACTTCTGCATGACCGGAGGCTCAGACGCCCACACGCTTCGCGAAGTAGGACGTGCCGTCACCGTTGCAGACGAAGTGCTTCCTGTGGAAGAATTTCTTGAAGCAGTCCGCCTCCAGAGAACTGATGTCATCGGCTGCGAACGGGGGCCTGTCAACAATCTCCTCATGGGCACGCAGGTCCTCGCCAAGTACGTGCCCTATCTCGGGCCGGGGCTTGCCGTGCATCTGCGGCAGGGAAAAATGCGGCTGAGAAAATAG